A region from the Anopheles merus strain MAF unplaced genomic scaffold, AmerM5.1 LNR4000161, whole genome shotgun sequence genome encodes:
- the LOC121601742 gene encoding uncharacterized protein LOC121601742, whose amino-acid sequence MRGRLDTCSIASESLRKLVILPRRHHVTELILLAYHVKYRHCNHRTAVNELRARYYIPRVLAEYNRIRHSCQYCKNANAAPKPPMMGSIPRCRTAVGQRAFTYTGLDYFGPMLVVVGRRTEKRWGVIFTCLTTRAIHLELAHSFNTTSCILAIRRFVARRGPPREIISDRGTNFIGASRELKEAVSEVNEDELMREFSTSTFRWTFNPPAAPHFGGCWERLVRSVKQILCKFNLPRLPSDEVLQSTLAEVELIVNSRPLTYVPLNDEMDMPITPNHLLLGSSDGTKRPVPFDDSPAAVAVTWRTTQRNADIFWKRWVADYLPTLTRRSKWFQSVRPIKEGDVVIIVDANLPRNTWPKGRVLAVVRSGDGQVRRATVQTANGILERPATKLAVLDVKPMEDKESAEVSDATKDCEG is encoded by the coding sequence ATGCGGGGACGTCTAGATACCTGTTCAATAGCTAGTGAATCGTTGAGGAAGCTGGTGATCCTGCCGCGCCGACATCACGTTACCGAGCTGATCCTTCTGGCATATCACGTGAAATATCGCCACTGCAACCATCGTACCGCTGTTAACGAGCTTCGAGCGAGGTACTACATACCACGAGTCTTGGCCGAGTATAACCGAATACGGCATTCTTGTCAGTACTGTAAAAATGCGAATGCCGCACCGAAACCACCGATGATGGGTAGTATACCGAGATGCCGAACGGCGGTTGGACAACGTGCATTTACTTATACTGGGCTGGATTACTTCGGACCGATGTTAGTGGTCGTGGGACGTAGAACAGAAAAACGATGGGGAGTTATCTTTACGTGCCTCACAACCAGGGCAATCCACTTGGAACTGGCGCATTCTTTCAATACGACATCGTGCATCTTGGCCATACGTCGCTTCGTGGCGCGGCGCGGGCCTCCGAGAGAAATCATAAGCGACCGTGGGACAAACTTCATCGGAGCGTCTAGGGAGCTGAAGGAGGCAGTATCAGAGGTAAACGAAGATGAATTAATGCGTGAGTTCTCTACTTCAACTTTTAGATGGACGTTTAACCCCCCTGCAGCACCCCACTTTGGTGGATGCTGGGAGCGCCTGGTACGAAGTGTGAAGCAAATCTTGTGCAAGTTCAACCTGCCACGACTCCCATCGGATGAAGTGCTGCAGTCTACCTTAGCCGAAGTGGAGCTGATTGTAAACTCGCGGCCGCTAACATATGTACCACTAAACGATGAGATGGACATGCCTATAACGCCTAATCACCTTCTATTAGGCAGCTCCGACGGTACCAAGCGCCCTGTCCCGTTTGATGATTCACCGGCGGCGGTAGCAGTAACGTGGAGAACAACGCAGCGGAACGCTGACATCTTCTGGAAGAGGTGGGTCGCGGATTACCTGCCCACACTCACCCGCCGCTCGAAATGGTTCCAGTCGGTACGACCCATCAAAGAAGGAGATGTCGTGATCATCGTGGACGCGAACCTGCCCCGCAATACCTGGCCAAAGGGGCGCGTGCTAGCAGTAGTGCGATCTGGAGATGGACAGGTCAGACGAGCCACGGTGCAAACAGCAAACGGAATTTTAGAGCGACCAGCTACAAAACTCGCAGTGCTGGACGTGAAGCCCATGGAAGACAAAGAAAGTGCCGAGGTTTCTGATGCTACTAAGGATTGTGAGGGATAG